In the genome of Raphanus sativus cultivar WK10039 chromosome 4, ASM80110v3, whole genome shotgun sequence, one region contains:
- the LOC130510802 gene encoding E3 ubiquitin-protein ligase PUB22-like, with amino-acid sequence MDQEIEIPCFFLCPISLDIMKDPVIVSTGITYDRDSIEKWLFTGKNNSCPVTKQAITETDLTPNHTLRRLIQSWCTLNASYGIERIATPKPLISKSEIEKLIKDSSSSYQNQVKCLKRLGQIVSENTTNKRCLEAAGVPEFLANIVSNSVDTCNDLCHSNTLESRFDSSRSLMDEALSILYHLDTSEEARKSLLNNKKGTNLVMTLTKIMQRGNYESRAYATFLLKKILEVADPMQIILLEPEVFNEVVQILNDQISHKATTSAMQILVILCPWGRNRHKAVAAGAVSMIIELLMDETFSSERRNSEMAMVVLDMLCQCAEGRAEFLNHGAAIAVVSKKILRVSQVTSERAVRVLLSIGRFCATPWLLQEMLQLGVVAKMCLVLQVDCGNKTKEKAKELLKLHARVWRESPCVPRNLYASYPA; translated from the coding sequence ATGGATCAAGAGATAGAGATTCCTTGTTTCTTCCTATGTCCAATCTCTCTAGATATCATGAAGGATCCGGTCATAGTTTCCACCGGGATAACCTACGACCGAGACAGCATCGAGAAATGGCTCTTCACCGGTAAGAATAACTCATGTCCGGTCACCAAACAAGCCATAACCGAGACCGATCTCACACCAAACCACACTCTTCGCCGTCTAATACAATCTTGGTGTACGCTCAATGCATCCTACGGCATCGAGAGAATCGCAACACCAAAACCTCTAATCTCTAAGTCCGAGATCGAAAAACTCATCAAAGATTCTTCATCTTCGTATCAAAACCAAGTCAAATGCCTTAAACGGCTAGGTCAAATAGTGTCGGAGAATACAACCAACAAGCGATGCTTAGAAGCCGCAGGAGTTCCAGAGTTCTTGGCAAATATCGTCAGCAACTCCGTAGATACATGCAACGATTTGTGTCATTCAAACACGCTGGAGAGCCGGTTTGATTCTTCGAGGAGCTTAATGGACGAAGCTTTAAGCATACTCTACCATCTCGACACATCGGAGGAAGCACGCAAGAGTCTCTTAAACAACAAGAAGGGAACTAATCTTGTGATGACGCTGACTAAGATTATGCAACGTGGGAACTACGAATCAAGAGCCTATGCGACGTTTCTCCTCAAGAAGATTCTTGAAGTTGCGGATCCCATGCAGATCATATTGTTGGAACCTGAGGTTTTCAACGAGGTGGTTCAGATCTTGAATGATCAGATCTCACACAAGGCAACGACATCAGCAATGCAGATCTTGGTGATTCTATGTCCATGGGGAAGGAATAGGCACAAGGCTGTGGCAGCTGGAGCGGTCTCTATGATAATAGAGCTTTTAATGGATGAAACTTTCTCATCCGAGAGAAGGAACTCAGAGATGGCTATGGTGGTTCTTGATATGTTATGTCAGTGTGCTGAAGGAAGAGCCGAGTTTTTGAATCATGGCGCGGCTATTGCGGTTGTGTCTAAGAAGATATTGAGGGTCTCTCAGGTAACTAGCGAGAGGGCGGTTAGGGTTTTGCTTTCCATTGGGAGGTTTTGTGCTACGCCTTGGCTGTTGCAGGAGATGTTGCAATTGGGAGTTGTGGCGAAGATGTGTTTGGTGCTTCAAGTGGATTGCGGAAACAAGACTAAAGAAAAGGCGAAGGAATTGCTTAAGCTTCACGCTAGGGTTTGGAGGGAATCACCTTGTGTCCCAAGAAATTTGTATGCTTCGTATCCTGCTTGA
- the LOC108853567 gene encoding NDR1/HIN1-like protein 10, with protein MPSPPEVETQPKNDSGSDQTSERDTNPPPPPTPQSQPPPSQTQQQSYPPVMGFPGYPQAPYPNYPNAPYNHNQYAYAQAPPASYYGSSYPPPQQNPVYQRPPPPSGFFRGILTGLVILAVFICISTTITWLVLRPQIPDFSVTNFSVSNFNLTEPVFSAQWTANLTVENPNSKLTAYFNRIQGFIYNENAVAVEDFLAMEYFQPVYVETKKSVSVGETLTAGEKGQLKVPSWVGEEMKKERDTGTVSFNLWMAVSVTFKTEGWSARERGLKVFCGKLKVAFEGGSGNGAVLLPKPLPCVVYV; from the coding sequence ATGCCTTCTCCTCCGGAAGTAGAAACTCAGCCCAAAAACGATTCGGGTTCGGACCAAACCTCTGAACGCGACACCAATCCACCACCACCGCCTACGCCGCAATCTCAACCGCCTCCATCGCAAACGCAACAACAATCTTACCCACCCGTTATGGGCTTTCCAGGCTACCCTCAAGCCCCATACCCAAACTACCCAAACGCTCCTTACAATCACAACCAATACGCCTACGCACAAGCCCCACCCGCTTCCTATTACGGTTCTTCATACCCACCACCTCAGCAAAACCCGGTTTACCAAAGACCACCTCCTCCGTCTGGTTTCTTCAGAGGGATCCTCACCGGTTTAGTCATTTTAGCCGTCTTCATTTGCATCTCCACCACCATAACATGGCTCGTCCTCCGTCCTCAAATCCCGGATTTCTCCGTAACCAATTTCTCCGTCTCCAATTTCAACCTAACCGAACCGGTATTCTCCGCGCAATGGACGGCTAATCTCACCGTCGAGAATCCGAACTCGAAACTAACAGCCTACTTCAATCGAATCCAAGGATTCATCTACAACGAAAACGCGGTCGCGGTAGAGGATTTCTTGGCCATGGAGTATTTCCAACCGGTTTACGTGGAGACCAAGAAATCGGTTTCGGTAGGAGAAACCCTAACGGCGGGAGAGAAGGGACAGCTGAAAGTCCCGAGCTGGGTCGGGGAAGAgatgaagaaagagagagatacgGGAACGGTGTCGTTTAATCTGTGGATGGCTGTTTCGGTCACTTTTAAAACCGAGGGTTGGTCGGCGCGGGAGAGAGGGCTTAAGGTGTTTTGCGGGAAGTTGAAAGTTGCGTTTGAAGGAGGGTCCGGAAACGGTGCCGTTTTGTTGCCTAAGCCTCTTCCTTGCGTGGTTTACGTTTGA
- the LOC130510725 gene encoding NDR1/HIN1-like protein 12, with protein MSKDCGNHGGGKEAAVRRICAAVIAFIIIVLVTIFLVWVILRPTKPRFVLQDATVFAFNLSQPNLLTTNFQVTFASRNPNSKIGIYYDRLHVYATYRNQQITLRTAIPPTYQGHKEDNVWSPFVYGTAVPIAPYNSVALGDEQGRGFVGLMIRADGRVRWKVGTLITGKYHLHVRCPAYINLGNKAAGVLVGDSAVKYTLVTKCSVNV; from the coding sequence ATGTCGAAAGATTGTGGTAACCACGGTGGCGGCAAAGAAGCAGCTGTCCGGCGAATCTGCGCCGCCGTAATCGCCTTTATCATCATAGTTCTAGTCACCATCTTCCTAGTTTGGGTCATACTCAGGCCCACTAAGCCAAGATTCGTCCTCCAAGACGCCACCGTCTTCGCCTTCAACCTCTCGCAACCAAATCTCCTCACCACAAACTTTCAAGTCACATTCGCATCTCGTAACCCTAACTCCAAGATCGGAATCTACTACGACCGTCTCCACGTCTACGCTACTTACCGGAACCAGCAGATAACTCTCCGGACAGCTATTCCTCCGACGTATCAAGGCCACAAAGAAGATAACGTCTGGTCTCCGTTTGTTTACGGAACCGCTGTTCCGATCGCTCCGTACAACTCCGTCGCGTTGGGAGATGAGCAAGGTCGTGGGTTCGTAGGGTTGATGATACGAGCCGATGGGCGCGTGAGGTGGAAAGTAGGGACGTTGATCACAGGGAAGTATCATCTACATGTTCGGTGTCCGGCTTACATCAATCTTGGAAACAAAGCTGCTGGTGTTCTTGTCGGCGATAGCGCCGTTAAGTATACATTGGTTACTAAATGCAGTGTGAACGTTTAG
- the LOC108855151 gene encoding lipase-like PAD4 translates to MEECRFETSELQASLMMSTPLWFDSWSLCNVADSSRSIQIQHIGGTIYVALPEVEMNQPWNLVGLEVAGDEFFSDFSTSLTSDEPPPMVHGAIRVLFVSSARFIESQIMQGLEMEEIKQVIITGYSTGGAVAALTTLWLLSLPSPPSFPLLCITFGSPLLGNQSLSSSISRSHVAQNFCHVVTIHDLVPRRNVDQLWPFGTYLFCSDNGGLCLDNAASVRRMFHILSSTGTPNLEERQRYKHYVSTLSHQFLISRSSRSENISDNSYEAGVALAVESLGFSDDHPSGVSAKECIETATRMSRAPIERASELAIELGDVLPSRLDIQWYKDSCDASPKKLGYYDNFKLYSNQRELKVNMSRAKLAKFWDRVYGMVEKNELPSDFDFELKWLFASQFYQLLAEPLDIAYFYKYKYSKTGSGHYMENENRPKRYLLFDKWWKERGECHRVKTARTRYASTTQDTCFWAKLEEAKDWLDDVRSKGTDVQRRALLWEKIVAFEIYADTLVKMKDVSLDVLADNSSYRVWVKKLGEFKMDNGIGMVVDDESDAMET, encoded by the exons ATGGAAGAGTGCAGATTCGAGACGAGCGAGTTACAAGCTTCGTTAATGATGTCGACTCCTTTATGGTTCGACTCATGGAGTTTATGCAACGTTGCTGATAGCTCAAGGAGTATTCAGATACAACACATCGGCGGAACTATCTACGTTGCTTTACCGGAGGTGGAGATGAACCAACCTTGGAATCTTGTGGGCCTGGAAGTCGCCGGAGATGAGTTTTTCTCTGACTTTTCAACATCATTAACCTCTGACGAGCCTCCGCCTATGGTCCACGGTGCAATACGTGTGCTTTTTGTTTCCTCGGCTCGTTTTATTGAGTCTCAG ATCATGCAAGGACTCGAAATGGAAGAGATAAAACAGGTGATAATAACCGGATATTCAACAGGCGGCGCAGTGGCCGCACTTACCACACTTTGGCTCCTCTCACTACCTTCACCGCCGTCATTCCCCCTCCTCTGCATCACCTTCGGCTCCCCTTTGCTAGGAAACCAATCTCTCTCTTCCTCAATCTCCCGATCACATGTAGCCCAAAATTTCTGCCACGTGGTTACCATCCACGACCTTGTTCCTAGAAGAAACGTTGATCAACTCTGGCCCTTTGGAACATATCTCTTCTGTTCTGACAATGGAGGTCTATGCTTAGACAATGCTGCTTCAGTTCGTAGGATGTTTCATATACTCAGCTCAACAGGAACTCCAAACCTTGAGGAACGTCAAAGGTACAAACATTACGTGTCTACACTCTCTCACCAGTTTCTAATATCTAGAAGCTCTCGTAGTGAGAATATCTCAGACAATAGCTACGAAGCTGGTGTCGCATTAGCCGTGGaatctcttggattctctgatGATCACCCAAGTGGTGTATCAGCAAAAGAATGCATCGAAACAGCTACAAGAATGAGCCGTGCTCCGATTGAGAGGGCAAGCGAGTTAGCTATTGAGCTTGGTGATGTCTTGCCATCAAGACTAGATATTCAATGGTACAAAGACAGTTGCGACGCGTCACCAAAGAAGCTTGGTTACTACGATAACTTCAAACTATACTCAAATCAAAGAGAGTTAAAGGTGAACATGAGCCGTGCAAAGCTAGCTAAGTTTTGGGACCGTGTGTATGGAATGGTGGAGAAGAATGAGCTGCCATCTGATTTTGATTTCGAATTGAAATGGCTATTTGCATCGCAGTTTTACCAGCTCTTAGCCGAACCACTGGACATTGCGTACTTCTACAAGTACAAATATTCAAAGACTGGTAGTGGTCATTACATGGAGAATGAGAATAGACCCAAAAGGTATTTACTGTTTGATAAGTGGTGGAAAGAAAGAGGAGAGTGTCATAGAGTGAAGACTGCGAGAACTCGGTATGCTAGCACTACTCAGGATACTTGCTTTTGGGCTAAGCTTGAGGAGGCAAAAGATTGGTTGGATGATGTGAGAAGCAAAGGTACCGATGTGCAGAGGCGAGCTTTGCTATGGGAAAAGATTGTTGCATTTGAGATATATGCTGATACATTGGTGAAGATGAAGGACGTTTCACTTGATGTTCTTGCGGATAACTCGAGTTACCGAGTGTGGGTGAAGAAGCTGGGAGAGTTCAAAATGGATAATGGAATTGGAATGGTTGTTGATGATGAGAGTGACGCAATGGAGACTTAG
- the LOC130511009 gene encoding dof zinc finger protein DOF3.5-like: MHKLTHTFMGAYITHSCCVCERERDMERTEALTSSFIWRPNANANAEITPSCPRCGSSNTKFCYYNNYSLTQPRYFCKGCRRYWTKGGSLRNVPVGGGCRKSRRTKSSLSNAKTGVAASSCSSGGGSPNIDLALVYANFLNPKPDEPTLQETCDLATGASMKPSWSMDIGDHHHYDHQVEHIVEECGYNGLPPFPGEELLSIDTNSVWSDALLIGHHHVEVGGITPARTVHEPVVHFADESNDSTNFLLGSWSPFDFSTDG, encoded by the coding sequence ATGCACAAACTCACACACACATTCATGGGTGCGTATATAACACATTCTTgttgtgtgtgtgagagagagagagatatggaGAGAACAGAAGCATTGACGTCATCGTTTATATGGCGGCCAAATGCAAACGCAAACGCAGAGATAACGCCGAGCTGTCCAAGATGTGGATCATCCAACACAAAGTTCTGCTATTACAACAACTATAGTCTCACTCAACCTCGCTACTTCTGCAAAGGCTGCCGTAGATATTGGACCAAAGGTGGCTCCCTCCGCAACGTGCCTGTAGGCGGTGGCTGCCGCAAATCCCGCCGTACCAAATCCTCCTTGAGTAACGCTAAAACCGGCGTAGCCGCTAGTTCATGCAGCTCCGGTGGTGGCTCACCAAACATAGATCTTGCTCTTGTTTACGCCAATTTCTTGAATCCAAAGCCTGACGAACCCACACTTCAAGAAACATGCGATTTAGCCACAGGCGCTTCGATGAAACCCTCTTGGAGTATGGACATCGGTGACCATCATCACTATGATCATCAGGTGGAACACATTGTGGAGGAATGTGGTTATAATGGGTTGCCTCCGTTTCCTGGTGAAGAGCTTCTTTCTATTGACACTAATAGTGTTTGGTCTGATGCTTTATTGATTGGTCATCACCATGTAGAAGTTGGTGGTATAACTCCGGCCCGGACTGTTCATGAACCGGTGGTTCATTTCGCTGATGAATCCAATGACTCTACCAACTTCTTGTTAGGAAGCTGGAGCCCTTTTGATTTCTCAACCGATGGATGA